Proteins encoded together in one Lathyrus oleraceus cultivar Zhongwan6 chromosome 5, CAAS_Psat_ZW6_1.0, whole genome shotgun sequence window:
- the LOC127083300 gene encoding GBF-interacting protein 1-like → MSGTGSRVSIPSGVRKTIQNIKEITGNHSDDEIYAMLKECEMDPNETTQKLLFQDTFHEVKRKKDRRKENVNNRETLESHSRPGTQGRGVRGGRGNFTPHRIVHDARGGKNSATGKDNGSNQETSKGVPPLPGSQETKAREKSSGTSTVPAIANGPTTVSSGTTNVNSSPSSTVNVDRISPSDGGNITVGKDFPSDSSDKGAKVVIESESVPSISDGLGTRPSSSSAVCFSSSDPVLVPSNDSRFPGAVGAIKREVGGQRPPTELNVANTSENKSSASETGSSFQGKSQRKSPAVAKNHVPEVPSSSTVIHGTTSVSRPSSNYNNRSQQISGLQKAGSIKEWKPKPTHSINQVSGPASVSESSVVSAEATIQLPSVSKVLDSEEAASELQKRLENLRVPPRQHVILPNHILVPESEKSKFSFGSLGINFGVTTNNVTSPESEKSSTLSKVSQAIEETAAEQNSSNQNASVPPAVGDYSDNPQPLPATTIPENLSSSVEVDVSSSNIQEDNESKHVTTMPSEGNEYPVVHTSPNYNLGFMPPMLETQSAQIDNSESQARDISRLPSFVVHQPFDPNYYPQYYRSGADSDGRLSPLPSAGVTTKYNGGVPVLPTPSSQSLQEGAVLSTAGQTQHATQAAGLMQNSIATQQPLPVFRGPSGVHIPHYSPNYIPYGHYISPFYLQPPAIHQYLGNGAFPQQPQASTVYAPPSAVAANGMKYPLPQYKPGTNAANSAHYVMPAAYGAYGSSPSGGYNPNSAETAGNSTSSEDLGSSQFKENNVYLNGQQSEGSAMWVAAPGRDISSMPASSFYNLPPQGQHVTFAPTQAGHGNFAGVYHHPAQAGTAGTVHPLLQQSQTMAGAVDMVGPGGNVYQQQPQHAHINWPSNY, encoded by the exons TCGAGGGTTTCGATTCCGAGCGGTGTCAGGAAGACGATCCAGAATATTAAGGAGATCACGGGTAATCATAGTGATGATGAGATTTATGCAATGCTTAAGGAGTGTGAAATGGATCCCAACGAGACTACTCAGAAGCTTTTGTTTCAGG ATACATTTCACGAGGTCAAAAGAAAGAAGGACCGAAGAAAAGAG AATGTTAACAACAGAGAGACTTTGGAGTCACATTCGAGACCTGGCACCCAAGGGCGAGGGGTTAGAGGTGGCCGGGGAAATTTTACACCTCATCGCATAGTGCACG ATGCCCGTGGTGGCAAGAATTCTGCTACCGGCAAAGATAACGGGTCCAACCAAGAAACTTCAAAGGGTGTGCCTCCTTTGCCAGGTTCGCAAGAGACAAAGGCTAGAGAAAAAAGTTCTGGAACAAG CACTGTTCCAGCTATTGCCAATGGGCCTACAACTGTATCATCTGGAACTACTAATGTGAATTCATCCCCTTCATCTACTGTAAATGTAGATAGAATTAGTCCATCGGATGGTGGTAATATTACTGTCGGTAAGGATTTTCCTTCTGATAGTTCAGACAAAGGGGCAAAAGTTGTTATTGAAAGTGAGTCAGTGCCTTCCATCAGTGACGGGTTAGGGACTAGACCGTCGTCGTCATCAGCTGTCTGTTTCTCTTCTTCAGACCCAGTACTGGTTCCATCGAATGATTCACGTTTTCCTGGTGCTGTTGGTGCAATTAAGCGGGAAGTGGGAGGCCAACGTCCTCCCACGGAATTAAATGTGGCCAACACTTCTGAGAACAAATCTTCTG CTTCTGAGACTGGTAGCTCTTTTCAAGGAAAGAGTCAAAGAAAATCACCGGCAGTGGCAAAGAACCACGTTCCTGAGGTGCCATCTTCATCAACAGTAATACATGGGACCACCTCAGTTAGCCGCCCTTCATCCAACTACAACAACCGATCACAACAAATAAGCGGCCTTCAGAAAG CTGGTTCTATTAAGGAGTGGAAACCAAAGCCAACACATTCAATTAACCAGGTTTCCGGACCAGCTAGCGTATCCGAGTCTTCCGTCGTTTCAGCTGAAGCTACCATACAGTTGCCGTCTGTGTCTAAGGTCCTTGATTCGGAGGAAGCTGCTTCTGAACTGCAGAAGAGGCTTGAGAATTTACGCGTTCCACCGCGTCAACATGTCATTCTTCCAAACCATATTTTGGTTCCTGAATCTGAAAAGAGCAAGTTTAGCTTTGGGAGCTTGGGAATCAATTTTGGGGTTACTACAAATAATGTTACAAGCCCAGAGAGCGAAAAGAGTTCAACTCTTTCCAAAGTTTCTCAGGCTATTGAAGAAACTGCAGCGGAGCAGAACTCAAG CAATCAAAATGCTTCAGTTCCGCCTGCGGTCGGAGATTATTCTGACAACCCACAACCACTCCCGGCTACTACTATACCTGAAAATTTGTCATCATCCGTGGAGGTGGATGTCTCATCCAGTAATATTCAAGAAGATAACGAGTCCAAACATGTCACAACTATGCCATCTGAAGGTAATGAATACCCAGTGGTGCATACTTCTCCGAACTACAATTTAGGTTTCATGCCCCCAATGTTGGAAACACAGTCTGCACAAATTGATAATTCTGAGTCTCAGGCACGCGATATTTCTCGGCTTCCAAGCTTTGTT GTTCATCAACCATTTGATCCTAATTATTACCCCCAGTATTACCGCTCTGGTGCTGATAGTGATGGCCGTCTTTCTCCTTTACCTTCTGCCGGGGTTACAACCAAGTACAATGGCGGTGTTCCAGTGCTTCCTACACCAAGTTCTCAGTCTCTTCAAGAG GGAGCTGTCTTGTCCACAGCTGGTCAGACACAACATGCAACTCAAGCTGCTGGGCTGATGCAAAACTCAATAGCTACTCAGCAGCCTCTCCCCGTATTTCGAGGACCTAGTGGGGTTCATATTCCTCATTACTCTCCTAATTACATCCCTTATGGTCATTATATTTCACCATTCTATCTCCAACCTCCCGCAATCCATCAATATTTGGGTAATGGTGCATTTCCTCAACAGCCTCAGGCCAGCACTGTATATGCACCTCCTTCTGCTGTGGCTGCAAACGGGATGAAATATCCCCTTCCACAGTACAAACCTGGAACAAATGCAGCTAACTCGGCTCATTATGTAATGCCGGCTGCCTATGGTGCATACGGCTCCTCCCCATCTGGGGGTTATAATCCTAATTCTGCAGAAACCGCAGGAAATTCGACCTCTAGCGAGGATCTTGGTTCATCACAGTTCAAGGAAAACAATGTATACCTCAATGGACAGCAG AGCGAAGGTTCAGCAATGTGGGTTGCTGCACCAGGTCGAGACATTTCCAGTATGCCCGCCAGTTCATTCTACAACCTTCCACCTCAGGGTCAGCATGTGACTTTTGCCCCGACACAGGCTGGCCATGGAAACTTTGCTGGCGTCTATCATCATCCTGCACAAGCCGGGACAGCCGGAACAGTTCATCCACTTCTGCAACAATCACAGACAATGGCTGGAGCAGTTGATATGGTAGGGCCGGGCGGAAATGTTTATCAGCAACAACCTCAGCATGCACATATAAATTGGCCAAGTAACTACTGA